A genomic window from Vigna radiata var. radiata cultivar VC1973A chromosome 2, Vradiata_ver6, whole genome shotgun sequence includes:
- the LOC106755274 gene encoding protein JINGUBANG translates to MTNAQGGSMLVEPNTHKPLHKPKFGALLHSEPINNDADNFQYNHRTNAAHMNYTDSSNDVSPYSMSPLNYPNHSSSPLNKSPWLLPASPAINPFLHHHQDHLPGNSLIGSLVREEGHIYSLAVSGDLLYTGSDSKNIRVWKHLKDYTGFKSSSGLVKTIIIAGGKIFTGHQDGKIRVWKVSSKNPSKHKRIGSLPTFKDYMKCSMNPKNYVEVRRNRNAVKVKHFDAVSSLSLDKEEGLLYSGSWDKTVKVWRVADFKCLESINAHDDAVNAVVTMPGGCVLTGSADGTVKMWRRVSDEKGKKPKHLLGRVLLKQENAVTALAVNRAGTVLYCGSSDGMVNFWENDEKCGFTHGGVLRGHKQAVLCLAVAGNLLFSGSADKKVCVWKRDESGFHTCHSVLTGHVGPVKCIAVEEDQAQPEKPRNKKDDQRWIVYTGSLDKSVKVWRVSEQAPELSSFQSWASPGPFTT, encoded by the coding sequence ATGACTAACGCACAAGGCGGCTCCATGTTGGTGGAGCCAAACACACACAAGCCCTTACACAAACCCAAATTTGGAGCTTTGTTGCACTCCGAACCCATCAACAACGATGCCGATAACTTCCAATATAACCACCGCACCAACGCCGCACACATGAACTACACCGATAGTAGCAATGATGTCTCTCCCTACTCTATGTCCCCATTGAACTACCCAAACCATTCTTCATCTCCTCTCAACAAGTCTCCATGGCTTTTACCCGCCTCACCCGCTATAAACCccttcctccaccaccaccaagaCCACCTCCCCGGCAACAGCCTCATCGGATCCCTCGTTCGCGAAGAGGGTCACATATATTCCTTGGCCGTTTCCGGTGACTTGTTATACACCGGCTCCGACAGCAAGAATATAAGAGTCTGGAAGCATCTCAAGGACTACACCGGCTTCAAATCAAGCAGTGGATTAGTTAAAACCATAATAATCGCCGGCGGAAAAATCTTCACCGGCCACCAAGACGGTAAGATCAGAGTGTGGAAGGTTTCCTCCAAGAATCCAAGCAAGCATAAACGCATCGGGAGCTTGCCAACGTTCAAAGATTACATGAAGTGTTCCATGAACCCAAAGAATTACGTGGAGGTTCGCCGCAACCGGAACGCGGTGAAGGTGAAGCACTTCGACGCCGTTTCGTCTCTCAGTCTGGACAAGGAGGAAGGCTTGCTGTACTCCGGGTCGTGGGACAAGACGGTCAAGGTGTGGCGCGTGGCGGATTTCAAGTGCTTGGAGTCGATCAACGCGCACGACGATGCGGTGAACGCGGTGGTGACGATGCCCGGAGGGTGCGTGTTGACGGGGTCAGCGGATGGGACGGTGAAGATGTGGAGGAGGGTGAGCGACGAGAAGGGGAAGAAGCCGAAGCATCTGTTGGGCAGGGTTTTGCTGAAGCAGGAGAACGCGGTTACGGCGCTGGCGGTGAACCGTGCGGGCACGGTGCTTTATTGCGGTTCCTCCGATGGTATGGTGAACTTCTGGGAGAATGACGAGAAGTGTGGGTTCACGCACGGTGGCGTTTTGAGGGGTCACAAGCAAGCCGTGCTCTGCCTGGCCGTGGCGGGGAACCTTCTCTTCAGTGGGTCTGCTGATAAGAAAGTGTGCGTATGGAAGCGCGACGAGAGTGGGTTCCACACCTGCCATTCGGTTCTGACGGGTCACGTGGGTCCTGTTAAATGTATCGCCGTGGAGGAGGATCAGGCGCAACCGGAGAAGCCTCGCAACAAGAAAGATGATCAGCGGTGGATTGTGTATACGGGGAGCTTGGACAAGTCGGTGAAGGTGTGGCGCGTGTCCGAACAGGCGCCGGAGTTGAGCTCGTTCCAAAGCTGGGCCAGTCCTGGTCCATTTACCACATAA
- the LOC106755602 gene encoding extra-large guanine nucleotide-binding protein 1 produces the protein MASLLKNLRPGVPSVHDAGDDFSYEYSFAEEYKGPPLGYSVPEVLPFNLDQVPFAPVAQSPPHNLSLPVIQPFRKTNAELASKTASVSSDHLSREQGDHDDDDDDPLNPKHVKRPSVVTFRHPETNEIVEDEEIVEPASGESSSSNNSKRVRPHAERVGKKGSCYRCLKGSRLTEREVCIVCSAKFCRNCVLRVMGSMPEGRKCVTCIGHRIDENKRGRLGKPSRMLKYLLSKGEVKQIMKDEMFIETNQIPAEDVIVNGEPLDWDQLTLLLTCSNPPKGLKPGFYWYDKASGFWGKEGQRPCQIISPQLEVGGHLQRNASNGKTEVTINGREITKEELWILKWARVPCDGTTDFWVSHDGSYMEVGQKNVKGHIWEKSTVKFASLILSLPVPSSSLTPAGEAESGISKHNIEQKMLHKYLLVGSVNSGTCTIYKQARLLYNVPFSGTELHNIKLVIQRNLYRYLGIILEAREIFEESLYKKSNEQHVGESTSSGTTGEIIDTTTYSISPRLRAFSDWILQYMMSGNLDEIFPAAAREYAPLVEELWRDAAIRATYNRRNEIKNLPKTASYFLERSVEISRIDYEPLDMDILYAEGITLSNGLSSMEFSFPVSAHEDSLDPVYRHDPLLRYQLIRVHPKSLGEKCKLLDMFEDTDVVLFSVALTDYDEYTVDSKGAVSNKILAAKHLFENIITHRVFSNTKFLLILTKFDLFEEKIEQVPLTQCEWFLDFDPVISHNHKTASISKRSNHPPLAQRAFQYIGMKFKSWFNSLTGRKLFVSLVTGLEPSTVDEALRYAREVMVWQKWDPSLRNEKSEITSTTFEASSEEKYNKL, from the exons TCTTGGCTACTCCGTCCCAGAAGTTCTTCCTTTCAACCTTGACCAAGTCCCTTTTGCACCTGTTGCTCAATCTCCCCCTCACAACTTGTCCCTCCCAGTTATCCAACCCTTTAGAAAAACCAATGCAGAATTGGCTTCAAAAACTGCTTCTGTTTCTTCTGATCATCTGTCACGCGAACAAGGggatcatgatgatgatgacgacgacCCTTTAAACCCAAAACATGTTAAACGGCCCTCCGTGGTGACTTTTCGTCATCCTGAGACAAATGAGATAGTGGAGGATGAAGAGATTGTTGAACCTGCAAGTGGAGAAAGTAGTAGTAGTAACAATAGTAAACGTGTGAGGCCGCATGCCGAGAGAGTTGGGAAGAAGGGTTCGTGCTATCGATGTCTTAAAGGGAGTCGTCTAACTGAGAGGGAGGTTTGCATTGTTTGCAGTGCAAAGTTTTGTCGCAACTGTGTGCTTAGAGTAATGGGATCCATGCCTGAAGGCAGAAAATGTGTCACTTGCATTGGTCATAGAATTGATGAGAACAAGCGAGGGAGGCTTGGAAAACCTTCTCGGATGCTCAAGTACTTGTTGTCTAAGGGGGAAGTGAAACAAATCATGAAGGATGAGATGTTTATTGAAACAAATCAAATACCAGCAGAAGATGTTATTGTGAATGGAGAACCTCTTGACTGGGATCAGCTCACGCTGCTTTTGACCTGTTCAAACCCCCCAAAAGGATTGAAACCGGGTTTCTATTGGTATGATAAAGCATCTGGCTTTTGGGGAAAG GAAGGTCAACGACCATGTCAAATTATTAGCCCACAGTTGGAAGTTGGGGGCCACTTGCAGAGAAATGCAAGCAATGGAAAGACAGAAGTAACTATAAATGGTCGAGAGATTACCAAAGAAGAGCTATGGATACTGAAG TGGGCAAGAGTGCCATGTGATGGAACAACTGACTTTTGGGTGAGCCATGATGGATCATACATGGAAGTGGGACAGAAGAATGTGAAGGGGCATATATGGGAGAAG TCTACAGTGAAGTTTGCTTCTCTAATTCTATCCCTGCCAGTTCCTTCTAGCTCCTTAACTCCTGCCGGCGAAGCAGAAAGTGGAATTAGCAAACacaacattgaacagaaaatgCTTCACAAATATTTACTTGTCGGTTCTGTCAATTCTGGAACATGTACCATATATAAACAG GCCAGGCTTCTGTATAATGTTCCTTTCTCTGGAACCGAGCTTCACAACATAAAGCTGGTAATTCAAAGAAACTTGTATAGGTACCTTGGTATCATACTAGAGGCGCGAGAAATTTTTGAAGAGAGTTTGTATAAAAAAAGTAACGAACAACATGTTGGTGAATCAACTTCTTCTg GGACTACTGGAGAAATTATTGACACGACAACCTATTCCATTAGTCCAAGACTAAGAGCTTTCTCCGATTGGATACTCCAATACATGATGTCTGGCAACTTGGATGAAATATTTCCAGCAGCTGCTCGTGAATATGCCCCACTGGTGGAGGAACTGTGGAGGGATGCAGCCATTCGGGCCACGTACAACAggagaaatgaaataaaaaatctgCCAAAAACTGCTAGCTATTTTCTTGAGCGG TCTGTTGAAATTTCCAGGATAGATTATGAACCCTTGGACATGGACATCTTGTATGCTGAAGGGATAACCTTATCCAATGGCCTTTCTTCCATGGAATTTTCATTTCCTGTGTCAGCTCATGAGGACTCATTGGACCCTGTTTATCGACATGATCCTTTGCTCAG GTATCAGCTCATCAGAGTACATCCAAAAAGCCTCGGAGAAAAGTGCAAGTTGTTGGACATGTTTGAAGACACTGATGTAGTGTTGTTCTCAGTGGCCTTAACTGACTATGATGAGTACACGGTAGACAGTAAAGGAGCTGTTAGCAACAAAATTTTAGCAGCCAAACATCTCTTTGAAAACATCATCACTCATAGAGTGTTCAGCAACACGAAATTTCTTCTCATATTGACCAAGTTTGATCTGTTTGAGGAAAAGATTGAACAGGTTCCTCTAACACAGTGTGAATGGTTTTTGGACTTCGATCCAGTTATTAGCCACAATCATAAAACCGCCAGTATTAGCAAACGTAGCAACCATCCTCCACTAGCTCAACGTGCTTTTCAATACATTGGTATGAAGTTCAAGAGCTGGTTCAATTCTCTAACTGGTCGAAAGCTGTTTGTTTCACTGGTTACTGGGTTGGAACCTTCTACTGTTGATGAAGCTCTTAGATATGCAAGAGAGGTTATGGTGTGGCAAAAATGGGACCCCTCTTTGAGAAATGAGAAGTCTGAGATAACATCCACAACTTTTGAGGCAAGCtctgaagaaaaatataataaactataa